The genome window ACTGCCTTTTCGCGCGACCTTCGGCACCTATAGGTGCCGAATCTCGCGCGAAAACGGGGATTTGGAGAGGGGTTACTTGACTGCGAAGGCCAGTTTCAGGGTTGTGTGGAACTGCACGACCTTGCCTTCGTGGACTCTGGCCGTTTGGTTGGTCACCTCGACTCCGGTGATGTTCTTCACCGTCTCCGCGGCCTTGGCCACTCCCTGCGAGACGGCGTCTTCAAAGCTCTTGTCCGAGATCCCGATGATCTCGATCACCTTCACTGCGCCGCGGTCGATGAATTCGGACATCCGTTGCTCCCTTTGTTCGTAGCTCGTCGGTGATCCTACGCCGGACGAACTCCAAGCCGGAACGTGCTATCGGAGCGACCCCGCCTCCATTTGTGGAGTTGACCAAAAAGCCTTTGCTTTGCCCCGGTGTCTGCCGACATAGAAAGTATGACACAGGCCGTATTGTCGCAATCGGTGCGTCGCGGCGAGTCAGTAGTCGATTTTGCTGATGTCTCCTCGACGTTTCACCTGGTGCGCGCCTTCACCGCAGCTTCGAGCGCCGCCGCACTGGCGATCTTTGCCTCTTCCTGGGACTTCCGGAGCGGAGCCTGGCTGGCCGTCGCTCTCGCCGTTGCGGCAACCGCGGATGCCCTGTGGCAGAGGAGAAGGGGGGCCGGCAAACCCTTCCTCCGGCTGGCATTCGACGCGACGGCGCTTTCCCTGGCCGTGATCGTCATCGGCGGTCCGGCACTGATCGCCGGGCCGTTTGCCTACCTCCTGGCGGCGGCTC of Acidimicrobiia bacterium contains these proteins:
- a CDS encoding dodecin family protein; protein product: MSEFIDRGAVKVIEIIGISDKSFEDAVSQGVAKAAETVKNITGVEVTNQTARVHEGKVVQFHTTLKLAFAVK